In Methanotorris formicicus Mc-S-70, a single window of DNA contains:
- a CDS encoding DUF4007 family protein: protein MLNVPHGKTYTTNELKDMVANSFDNLSERTISSGITSLVNMFETTPLGKELKVGVVEKKGNKRHVSKIGTNEIHPLVIGYILYKIGEERNITEFTVSQLYEEDWGSPYNLFGVSRERLENTLRYLQEKDLISVDLVAGLDNIRLKDYIKSIDIVDMIVRG, encoded by the coding sequence GTGTTAAATGTTCCTCATGGAAAGACATATACCACTAACGAACTAAAAGACATGGTTGCAAATTCTTTTGATAATTTATCAGAAAGAACAATTTCAAGTGGAATTACTTCATTGGTAAATATGTTCGAAACTACACCATTAGGAAAGGAACTAAAAGTTGGTGTAGTTGAAAAAAAAGGTAATAAAAGACATGTCTCTAAGATTGGAACTAACGAAATTCACCCATTAGTTATTGGATACATTTTGTATAAAATAGGGGAAGAAAGAAATATCACAGAATTTACAGTATCGCAACTATACGAAGAGGACTGGGGTAGTCCATACAATTTATTTGGGGTTTCAAGAGAGAGATTAGAAAATACATTAAGATATTTACAAGAAAAAGATTTGATTAGTGTTGATTTAGTTGCTGGGTTGGATAATATTAGATTGAAAGATTATATTAAATCTATTGATATCGTAGATATGATTGTGAGGGGGTGA